The stretch of DNA TGGTGAACTGTTATACAAAAGTGATTTAGTTGAACTGAAAAAGTATAAGGATATTTGTATTTTATATTTAAAGAACGGGAAGCAAAACAAAGTAAAGGTACCTGAATTTATTGAACTTGAAACACTTAACGAAATAATTAATGATTATAATTTTATAGCAATGATAATAACAGGAACTGGTAGGTATTTTACATCGGGAGCTGATATTGAGGAGTTTAATAAGTACAAAGGTAGATTAGAAGATTTCATGGAAGTATTGAATAGGGGAAAGGATTTACTTAAATATATAGAAAGATTGCCCTTAATAACGATAGCAGCCATAAATGGAGCATGTTTTGGTGCAGGGTTTGAAATAGCTTTAAGTTGTCAATTTAGAATAGCTTCAAAAAAAGCTTTTATTTCTTTACCTGAATCGAATATAGGTTTAATGCCAGGTATGGGAGGAAATATAAGATTGACAAACTTAATTGGAAAATCCAAGGCAATTGAATTCATAATAAAAGGTGAAATGGTAAGTGCTGATGAAGGACTAAAGTTGGGAATCATAGATTGTGTAGTTTCTTCGGGAGAGGAACTTCCCTATGCTATAGGTTTTATCGAAAAGTTAACAAAGGAAAAATCTATGGATCAGATTAGAAGTATTATAAATACCATAAATTCAAGTCTGTATGACCCTCAGGATTTGGCATATAAAATGGAAAGTGGATACTTTACTAAATTAGTAGGGAAATCCTACTAGTCAAATGTGGAGAAGGGAGTGATGGAATTATTTTATCCAAAGGGCCTATTAATATTAACTCAATATTTTCAATAGATTCTAAATTAACAAATATAGAAGATTTATTTAATCAAATATATGTAGCAGACAACTTCCACAAATGGTTTAATATGAAACCTTTTGTCTGGATGAATTTTAATAGAGACCACTTAGATGTTGGTTGTACTGGAAGGGTATCTTTCACCATTCCTCCTTTTAGCTATGAATTAGGAGTTATAGAGTTAAAAAAGAATGAATATATAAAATTTGAGTCTGATGGAAAGTATTTCGGCGGTACTGCTGAAATGAAATTTTATGAGAAAAATGGACATTTGCATTATGAAGAACCTCATAGGTTATATGCCAGAAATAATTTTATCTATTGGTATTATAAGAAACTACTAGCTGATAATCATGTTCCGTATATGGAAAGTAGGTTCAAAAAACTAGAAAAAGTATTAACAAAATCTAATAAAAGTTGTTACTGTTAAAAAGGATGTTGGTTATGATTACAAGATATGATTTAAAAGTCCGTGGTTATGAGTTAGATTCTTTTGGTCACGTAAATAATTCAGTTTACTTCAATTATCTTGAAGAGGCTAGATGGCAGATGTTTAATAACTCTGCTATCGCTTCTTATCTAATAAAGAATGAATTATTTCCCGCTGTAATAGAATCGAAAATAAAGTATATAAGGGAACTAAAAGCTTTTGTAGATATTTATATAATGACAGAATGGAGTTATTCAGGTATCTATATTGTTGCAAAACATAAAATATACTTAACTGATGGTGATATTTTATGTACAAAAGCGACTGTGAAAATGATTTTATTGTCAAATGATAGGGTTATCTACGATATTCCTGATGAATTGAAGAAAGAATTAAGTATGCAGGGGTGATTAAAATGGAGCAGGATTTAACTATTATAGAAGATGTATGTTATGTAAATATATCGGGATTAGATTACTTATTAAATGTATATTCAGAAAAGGAAGATTTGAAATGTGTTGTTATAGAGATTGATGAAAACTTCTCAAAACATATTGGAGATAATTACAATTCATATTATAGTAAATTAGAGAACCAATCTTTCTTAACTTTAAGTATTTTAAAAAACAAAATAAACTTAGAAGCGTTAAAATTCAGTTTAACAACCCATGTGAGATTTGCTCTTTCTAATACCATTTATAGTTTTAATGTTTCTGATTTAAGTGAAATTAAAAATATTGAAATCTTTACAGGTATAAAGCACCATGAAATTAATATTGATAGTATTGATAATTCTGCATTATTCAAGCTAGGTATTATAAGCAAGGAAGTTTCACCATCGTTTAAGGAATTAGAAAGGTTTTTAAATATTGCTGTAAGGAACAAACCAAATTATCAAATAAAAGCTATACTTAAGACCTTTAAAGTATATAAAGATTTCAATAGAATAACTGATGATTTGGGGATGATACTTCAGGAAGAAAGTGAAATGTTTTGTCAACTAGCATATAAGAAGCTAAATTACTGATAAAATAAAGTTTTTAAGGGGACAAGAATATGGATATAGCTTTAACTAATTTGAGTTTTAGTATCAATGAAAAAGTAGGTATGTTAACTCTTAAAGGGCCTAAAGGTAATCAGATGACAAATAATTTAATAAATGATCTCATAGAGGTTTTTTCAGAGTATGTATTTCCTTCTGATATCCATGGGCTAATAATAAAAGGACATGGAAGACATTTTAGTTCAGGGGCAGATGTAGATGAATTAATAGATAAAGTAATTGACAATTCTATAATAGAAGGTGGAAAAGTTTTGTCCTATCCTAATTGGTTTATAAAAAATAAATCTATATTTTGTGGGATAAATAAGATGAAAATACCTGTAATAACAGCTGTTAAAGGATTCTGTATAGGGTCTGGGCTTGAGTTGGCACTTTCCGGACATATAAGAATTTGTGCTGAAGGAAGTATTATTGGGTTTCCAGAATCAACTTTTGGTCTCCTACCTGGCGCTACAGGAACATATAGGGCTTTTGAGATACTTGGTCTTGGAAATGCAGTAACTATGGTTTTGGATGGTCAACTGATATCTTCGGAATTAGCTATAGAGAAGGGGCTGTTCCACAAAAGCTGTCCTAAAAAAGAAGTATTTAATTATTGTGAGGATCTTATGGATTTTATATTAGAGAAAGATGAGTTGTATAATCTGGAAAAGGTAGGAGAATATTTAATTGAATTTGATACATTAGGAAGGGTGAATGGTAATTGAAAAATGTTAAATTAATTGGAACTAGTTCTGTTTTAGCAAAAAACAAGGTTAAATTTGATGATATTAATGAATATTTAGGAGAATTTAAAAATATTTCTCCAAGGATTAAAAAATGGACTAACAGAATTCAACCTGTAATGAAGGAAATGCTGGGAATTGAATATTGTCACTACGCTTATAATGCTAAGACTAGAACCTTTGATGATGATAACCTTACACTTTCAATTGAAGCAACTAAAAGAGCTATTGAAGACGCAAATATTAATATTGATGATATCGATCTATTGATTTACGGAGGTGGATATTCCCATCAAATGCCACCTTTTTCTGCTAGGTTACAAGGTGAACTAGGAATGGGGCTTTGTGCAGAATATCAAATTCATGCTAATTGTACTTCCGTATATAAAGCAATTAAATTAGCCCATAGCATGTTGAAATTAGGAGAATATAAAAATGCTTTAGTTGTTTCATCAAATGTAATAAGCTCATGTTTCTTACCTGGATATTATAACC from Tissierellales bacterium encodes:
- a CDS encoding enoyl-CoA hydratase/isomerase family protein — protein: GELLYKSDLVELKKYKDICILYLKNGKQNKVKVPEFIELETLNEIINDYNFIAMIITGTGRYFTSGADIEEFNKYKGRLEDFMEVLNRGKDLLKYIERLPLITIAAINGACFGAGFEIALSCQFRIASKKAFISLPESNIGLMPGMGGNIRLTNLIGKSKAIEFIIKGEMVSADEGLKLGIIDCVVSSGEELPYAIGFIEKLTKEKSMDQIRSIINTINSSLYDPQDLAYKMESGYFTKLVGKSY
- a CDS encoding thioesterase family protein; this encodes MITRYDLKVRGYELDSFGHVNNSVYFNYLEEARWQMFNNSAIASYLIKNELFPAVIESKIKYIRELKAFVDIYIMTEWSYSGIYIVAKHKIYLTDGDILCTKATVKMILLSNDRVIYDIPDELKKELSMQG
- a CDS encoding enoyl-CoA hydratase/isomerase family protein, with the protein product MDIALTNLSFSINEKVGMLTLKGPKGNQMTNNLINDLIEVFSEYVFPSDIHGLIIKGHGRHFSSGADVDELIDKVIDNSIIEGGKVLSYPNWFIKNKSIFCGINKMKIPVITAVKGFCIGSGLELALSGHIRICAEGSIIGFPESTFGLLPGATGTYRAFEILGLGNAVTMVLDGQLISSELAIEKGLFHKSCPKKEVFNYCEDLMDFILEKDELYNLEKVGEYLIEFDTLGRVNGN